TGTCTTCTTTGATGTAGTCAATATACCCCGTCTCCATAATCATCTGACGCACCAGTGGCATGGGGTCGGGGTTATCATAAAGCTCACGGGTATAATGCTCGATGAACTCCCCAAAACTGGCAAGCGTCGCCCCTGCCTTTGCCCCCACCGCCGATTTTAGCCCTGCATGAGAGCAGGCAGACAGTAGCGATAAGCTGTGTTCTTGGGCGAACAGTCCGAGCTTTTCTAGGGTTGCCGAACCCATGCCACGCTTGGGCGTGTTGATAATCCGCAAAAATGCCGCATCATCATCAGGATTTAGGATAATCCGCAAATAACTCATGACGTCCTTAATCTCCGTGCGAGCAAAAAATGACGTACCCCCCGAGAGCTTATACGGCACTTGTAGTGAACGCAGTTCGGCTTCTAGTACCCGAGCCTGAAAGTTGGAGCGATACAGTACGGCATACTGCTCCCATGAGTTGTTATGTCTTAGGCGGTGCGTTACTATCTCTTTTGCCACACGCTCCGCTTCCACCACATCATCAGGCGAGCTTAGCACCCGAATCAGCTCGCCATGCCCTTTATCCGACCACAGCGATTTTTCAAAAATATGCTCATTATTGGTAATCACAGCATTGGCAGACGCCAGTATGCGGTTGGTTGAGCGGTAGTTTTGTTCTAGCTTGACAACGTGCAAATTGGGGAAATCTTGCTTTAATAACGCCATGTTTTCAGGCTTTGCCCCACGCCACGCATAGATAGATTGGTCATCATCGCCCACCACCGTAAACCTTGCCCGAATACCCACCAGTAGCTTGATAAGCTCATACTGGGCGGTGTTGGTGTCTTGGTACTCGTCCACGAGCAGATAGCGAATGCGGTTTTGCCATTTTTCACGCACTCGCTCATTTTCTTTTAAAATGCGAGCAGGCAGGACAATCAAATCATCAAAATCCACCGCATTATACGCCCGCAAATTCCGCTCATAGAGTCCATACAGATGAGCAAAAATCACATCTTCGGGGTCGGTCAGTGTCCGCTCGGCATCTTCGGGGGCAACTAGGTCATTTTTCCAGTCGCTAATCATCTTAATCGCCTTACCCACCATGTCCGCACGCTCCGCCCCTGATAGGTTATCACGCACCATCAGCTCGGCAAGCAGGCGTTTGCTGTCATCGGCGTCCATGATGCTAAAATTGCCTTTTAGGGGCGTGTTAATGAGTTCATACCGCAAAAACTGCAAGCCAAACTGGTGAAACGTAGACACCGTCAGCCCACGAGTTTTCTCGCTTGGCAGGAGCTTTTTGACACGCTCTTTCATCTCCCTTGCCGCCTTATTGGTAAAGGTCATTGCCGTGATACGTTCGGCAGGTGTGTTGCAGTTTTGGATAAGATGAGCGATTTTTTGGGTGATGACCGATGTCTTGCCCGACCCTGCCCCTGCCAGAACGAGCAAAGGGCCTGAAACATGGGCTAGGGCTTCTTGTTGGCGGGGGTTTAGTTGGCTCATAATCTAAATTCTTTGGGCAAATGGTTGGCTATTATAATGGATTTTGGCAAATTGGGCAAAAGTTTGTGGTAAAATACACCCTAATATTTTTATGGAAAAACTGCCATGACAACACGCCCCACACTTCTTGCCAAATCCTTATTTACCATGATGATTTTGGTCAATTCATCTTATGCCAACACCACGCCACCACAAAACAAAACCCCAAGCCAAACAGAAGCCCGACGCCAAGATGAACTCAAAGCTCAAATGGAAGCTAAAATAAGACTAGAACAACGGGCATTACAACGTGCCAAAGCCCATCATCATGGACTTGTCTCCATACAAGACCCCACCATGCACAAATACGGCTATCAAGACGCACAGGGTAACGTTGTCATCAAGCCCATTTATGATGAGATTGAAAAATTTAATGGCACTGACATGATTGTTGCCAAATCAAGCTTATATGGCGTGATTGATAGAGACGGCAAAGTCATCATTGATACGGTTTATGATGACATAATAAGACAAGATTCGCATTATATCGTCAAAAAACAAGGGCTTTATGGCGTGCTTGACGAAAACGGCGAAGTCGTTATTGACCTGACAAATGATGAATTACATGATGTAAGTGTCATTAAAGCACATAGAAGCAAATCTGCTTATTTTGCCAAAAAACAAGGTAAATATGGCATGTATGATGACAAAGGCGAAGTCATCTTACCTTTTGAATATGATAAACACGGTAAAATAGAGCAAGGCATTTTACCTGTCTCCAAAAATGGCAAATGGGGCATGATAAAATTTACCACCGACCAATATCATGGCATTGATTTTGACAAGCCATATCATGTCATGGTTGATTTTGGTTTAGATTATGATTTTATTTATGGATTTACCGATGAGCTGTCTTTGGTGGTCAAAGATGACAAATACGGCTTTATTGATAAAACGGGCAAATTGGTGAGTGGGCTAGATTATGATTTTGCTTTGCCATTTTATGCACCCATTTTAAAAATCAAAGCCATAACAAACCCCAGCATCAATAACGAACCCATTGCCTTTGTTGGCAAAAAGTCCGGCGATAAAATACAGCTCGGGGCGATTGATAAAACAGGCAAAGCCGTCATTCCCCTTATCTATGATAACATACAATCAGACCTCTTTACTCATCTGATTATCGTCATAAAGGACGGTAAATTTGGTGTTGTTGGACGTACAGGCTCATCTGTATTGCCTTTGGTGTATGACAACGTTAAAATCTCGCCAATGTGCTTTATGCCTTTTGACTTATTTCCAAAAAATAACAATCAACCACGCCAATGCACAATCTACACCCTAAAAGACGGGGTAGAAGGCGAAGTTAGCATTAACTATTAATCCGATAAAAAACGCCAATCGTGATATTGGCGTTTTTTATAAATTCTGATATATATCCACACCTATGTTAAATAAAACAAACACCACACCGCACACACACCCAAAATAATCCCCATGCCGTTGATTTTTGAGATTTTTTCTTTAAAAATAAACAATCCCACAACCGCCCCCAAACATATCACGCCGATATTCATGCCGGCAAATACCAAGGTTGGGTCATCTTTATAGGCTTGATGAGCTTTGATATAAAATAAAATATTAAAAAAGTTTAATGCACCCAGTAAAATCCCACTAATCAAACTTTTACCTTGCCATTTGGTTTTATTAATGATTAAATAAATAAATAACAAGACAAATGCCAATATAAAACTGACAAGCAAGGTATTAGGAAAGGCATTACCCAATTTTGCCATTTGTTTAAATAAAATATCAATCACGCCATAGCCTGCCCATACCCCACCTAATATCAGGGCGGTGTTTTTGATATTTAATGAATTATCCGTTTTGGCATGGTTGGGTTTATAAGTTAGGGCGATTAAAGATGAAAAGGCTAAAATAATACCCATACCTTTGGCAAGTGTTAAACTTTCGCCAAAAATGGTAAATGATGCCAATATCGGCAAAAATAACGCCAAACGCTGTGCCACGTCTGATTTGGCAATGCCAACGAGTTGCACCGCCTTTGCCATGATGATAAACACGCTTGGCAATAGCACGCCCAAGGCGATGACAATAAACGCCCCATTTGCCATAATTTCGCCAATATTAACACTAGGCTTTAATAAAAAAATACATAAAATAATGGCGGTGATATAATTCACCAAAATGGCTTGGGAGATGTCAATACCTTGACGGCGTGCCACTTTTAAAAAAATAGACACCAAAACACTGGCACAAATGGCGGAAATTAGAAAAATCATGATTATCCTATCACGCTTATTAAAATGAGCGGTTAAATTTGAAATATTTTGTTACAAATGACGTGATATTATAATATTGATTTGATTTTTGTCAAGATTTTTAGTGTACATATTTGCACTTTTATACATTCACACATAAATAAGGGCGAATGTGATTCGCCCCTACACGTCCAATCAACCGATTACACCAATCTAGCACTCGCAAGCTCCGTCAATTGATACAACGCATGGCGGTATTTGTTATCAGGCAGTTTCATGAGAGCTGTTTGGGCAAGGCGAGTTTCGTCCAACGCCCGATTTTTGCAGTATTCCAACGCCCCTGATGATTTCACCAAGCCGATGAGCGTCTCGGCATTGTCCGTTTTGCCCGTTTGTACGGCAATTCTTAGTTTGTCATAGTCATCGCTATTGGTCTGTTTTAGGATTTCTAAAGTTTTGATAATCGGCAGGGTCGGCTTACCCTCGGCTAGGTCATCGCCTAGATTTTTGCCCATTGTTTGGCTGTCGCCCATAAAATCCAGCACGTCATCAATCATCTGAAAGGCATTGCCAAAATGTTGCCCAAAATCGGACAAATTGGCAAGCAATTCCTTATCATCATGCTTGCCATGCAGTAGAGCCGAACCCACACACGCCATCATAAAAAGCCGTGAAGTCTTGCCATCAATGATTTGTAGATAGTCGCTTTCGGTCGTTTCAATGTTGTGCTGATGTTGCAGTTGCAAAACTTCGCCTTCGGCAATGTCGCACGTCCCATCCGAGAACAGTTTTAATAGCGTCATATCGCCAAACCCTGTCAAAAGGTTAAACGAGCGAGCGATAAGATAGTCACCCACCAGTACAGCCGTGGCGTTGTTCCAAGTGGCATTGGCGGTCGGTCGCCCCCGTCTCATGCCAGATTCATCAATCACATCATCATGCACGAGCGTGGCGGTGTGGAGCATCTCAGTAATCGCCCCAAGTTCTAGGCTTGGCTGGTACTGCTCGTCCTTTATCATGCGTGAGATGAGCAGGGTCATCAAAGGTCGCATACGCTTACCGCCTGCGTTGATGACGTGGTCGGATACTTTCATGATGAGCTGAACTTTGGAATTTAGCGAACCAAAAACCTGCTTGTCCATGACGGCAAAATCATCAGCAACAACAGATAAAATCTCAGAATAAGTGGGCGTGGTCATTGTCATTCTCAAAACTAAAATGGGGCTATGATAGCACATTTGGGGGCGTTGGGCAAAAGCGTTATTTGGTAGGTTGCGTATCTTGATTGTCCGATTGGCGTTCGGCAAGCCGTTCTTCGGCAGTGTCATAGACGGCATTTTTCTCACGCTTACCCACCGCAATGACAAACACCACCACTTTATCATCTTCAACTTGATACACAAGGCGATAACCTACCGAGCGTAATTTGATTTTGTACAAATTTTGTCCACCGCTTAGGCGATTGGCGATGATGTGTGGATTTTGTAGCACCTTAGCCAGTTTCTTTTTAAACTGCGTTTTTATGGTGTCGCCTAACTTTTGCCATTCTTTTAAAGCCCGCTCGTCAAATTCTAATTCATACATTAAAGTTCGTCCAAACTAACTTTAATGCGTGGGGCAGGATTGTCAAGGCGTTCTTTGGCAAGGGCTAAAAGCTCGCTATCTTCATCAGTCAAAACCACCGTTTTAAAGGGCAATTTTTTGTGATAAGCCACGTATTGCAAGGTTTGGCGGATAAGCTCGGACGGTGTCATACCAAGCTCTTGCAATGCCAAAAAGGATTGGGTTTTTAGGTCATCGTCCACACGAGCCACGATATTTGCCATAATACACCTATTTGTCTATAAATTTGTCAATACAATTATAACACAACTTTTTTATCTTGCAAGAATAACCATAAATTATCAATTTGTCAAAACCCATAAACTATTTTTAAAATTTTTGCCCTTTTTCTCACTTTTTATCTTGTCAAACGGTGTAAAACTGTGCATAATACCCCTTTGACCAAACCCACGAATACAGGCAGGTATTATGTCATTTTTAACCCACCATACAGAAATTGATGATGTGAATATTGAAAAAATCACACCCCTAATCACCCCCGCCGAACTAAAACGCACCTACCCCCTATCTAGCCAAGCATTTAGCACCGTGTTACACGGTCGCAAGGTCATCGAAGACATCTTGGACGGCGTGGACAAGCGTATCTTGGTTGTCGTTGGCCCTTGCTCTATCCACGATGTCGATGCCGCCCATGAGTATGCGGACAAATTAAAAGTATTGGCAGAAGAGCTAAAAGACGAGCTATTTATCGTCATGCGTGTGTATTTTGAAAAGCCACGCACCACCACAGGCTGGAAAGGGCTTATCAATGACCCGAACATGGACGACAGTTTTGACATCGAAAAAGGGCTGGGTATGGCTCGTAAGCTACTGTTGGAGCTTAACGAAAAAGGCTTGCCCTGTGCCACCGAAGCCCTTGACCCCAACACCCCCCAATATATGCAGGATTTGATTAGCTGGTCGGCAATCGGAGCCAGAACCACCGAATCACAAACCCACCGTGAAATGTCAAGCGGTCTGTCCTGCCCTGTCGGTTTCAAAAACGGCACAGACGGCTCCATGACCGTGGCGGTAAATGCCATGCAAGCGGTAAAATCAGGGCATAGCTTTTTGGGACTATCATCAGACGGGCAAGTGTCTATCATCAAATCCAAAGGCAATAAATACGCTCATGTGGTACTGCGTGGCGGTAACGACCAGCCTAACTATGACGAAACTGCCATTGCCGCCGCCGAAAACGAGCTTGCCCGTGGCAAAACCAACGGCAAAATCATGGTGGACGCAAGCCACGCCAACTCTGGCAAAGACCCCTACTTACAGCCCATGGTTATCCAAAATATCGCAGGACAAATCCAAAAAGGCAACAAATCTATCATGGGTCTCATGATTGAAAGCCACCTAAAAGGCGGTCGCCAAAATATCCCTGCCGACCTAAGCCAATTAGAATATGGCAAATCGGTAACGGACGGTTGCTTGGATTGGGACAGCACGGTGAACGTGTTACGTCAATTTGCCAAAGATGTCAAAGAATATTTGCCAAATCGTTGATAAATAAGGTAAATCATTACTTCAATCTCAACTAAAAATTTCAACTTATTGATTTTTAGGAAATTATTTTTTAAAATTGTAAGGGCGAATTATATTCGCCCTTACAATTTTCAATTTTCAATTTTCAAT
This Moraxella sp. K1664 DNA region includes the following protein-coding sequences:
- a CDS encoding WG repeat-containing protein, translating into MTTRPTLLAKSLFTMMILVNSSYANTTPPQNKTPSQTEARRQDELKAQMEAKIRLEQRALQRAKAHHHGLVSIQDPTMHKYGYQDAQGNVVIKPIYDEIEKFNGTDMIVAKSSLYGVIDRDGKVIIDTVYDDIIRQDSHYIVKKQGLYGVLDENGEVVIDLTNDELHDVSVIKAHRSKSAYFAKKQGKYGMYDDKGEVILPFEYDKHGKIEQGILPVSKNGKWGMIKFTTDQYHGIDFDKPYHVMVDFGLDYDFIYGFTDELSLVVKDDKYGFIDKTGKLVSGLDYDFALPFYAPILKIKAITNPSINNEPIAFVGKKSGDKIQLGAIDKTGKAVIPLIYDNIQSDLFTHLIIVIKDGKFGVVGRTGSSVLPLVYDNVKISPMCFMPFDLFPKNNNQPRQCTIYTLKDGVEGEVSINY
- a CDS encoding polyprenyl synthetase family protein encodes the protein MTTPTYSEILSVVADDFAVMDKQVFGSLNSKVQLIMKVSDHVINAGGKRMRPLMTLLISRMIKDEQYQPSLELGAITEMLHTATLVHDDVIDESGMRRGRPTANATWNNATAVLVGDYLIARSFNLLTGFGDMTLLKLFSDGTCDIAEGEVLQLQHQHNIETTESDYLQIIDGKTSRLFMMACVGSALLHGKHDDKELLANLSDFGQHFGNAFQMIDDVLDFMGDSQTMGKNLGDDLAEGKPTLPIIKTLEILKQTNSDDYDKLRIAVQTGKTDNAETLIGLVKSSGALEYCKNRALDETRLAQTALMKLPDNKYRHALYQLTELASARLV
- a CDS encoding EamA/RhaT family transporter, which gives rise to MIFLISAICASVLVSIFLKVARRQGIDISQAILVNYITAIILCIFLLKPSVNIGEIMANGAFIVIALGVLLPSVFIIMAKAVQLVGIAKSDVAQRLALFLPILASFTIFGESLTLAKGMGIILAFSSLIALTYKPNHAKTDNSLNIKNTALILGGVWAGYGVIDILFKQMAKLGNAFPNTLLVSFILAFVLLFIYLIINKTKWQGKSLISGILLGALNFFNILFYIKAHQAYKDDPTLVFAGMNIGVICLGAVVGLFIFKEKISKINGMGIILGVCAVWCLFYLT
- a CDS encoding type II toxin-antitoxin system RelE/ParE family toxin; the protein is MYELEFDERALKEWQKLGDTIKTQFKKKLAKVLQNPHIIANRLSGGQNLYKIKLRSVGYRLVYQVEDDKVVVFVIAVGKREKNAVYDTAEERLAERQSDNQDTQPTK
- a CDS encoding 3-deoxy-7-phosphoheptulonate synthase is translated as MSFLTHHTEIDDVNIEKITPLITPAELKRTYPLSSQAFSTVLHGRKVIEDILDGVDKRILVVVGPCSIHDVDAAHEYADKLKVLAEELKDELFIVMRVYFEKPRTTTGWKGLINDPNMDDSFDIEKGLGMARKLLLELNEKGLPCATEALDPNTPQYMQDLISWSAIGARTTESQTHREMSSGLSCPVGFKNGTDGSMTVAVNAMQAVKSGHSFLGLSSDGQVSIIKSKGNKYAHVVLRGGNDQPNYDETAIAAAENELARGKTNGKIMVDASHANSGKDPYLQPMVIQNIAGQIQKGNKSIMGLMIESHLKGGRQNIPADLSQLEYGKSVTDGCLDWDSTVNVLRQFAKDVKEYLPNR
- a CDS encoding UvrD-helicase domain-containing protein; translation: MSQLNPRQQEALAHVSGPLLVLAGAGSGKTSVITQKIAHLIQNCNTPAERITAMTFTNKAAREMKERVKKLLPSEKTRGLTVSTFHQFGLQFLRYELINTPLKGNFSIMDADDSKRLLAELMVRDNLSGAERADMVGKAIKMISDWKNDLVAPEDAERTLTDPEDVIFAHLYGLYERNLRAYNAVDFDDLIVLPARILKENERVREKWQNRIRYLLVDEYQDTNTAQYELIKLLVGIRARFTVVGDDDQSIYAWRGAKPENMALLKQDFPNLHVVKLEQNYRSTNRILASANAVITNNEHIFEKSLWSDKGHGELIRVLSSPDDVVEAERVAKEIVTHRLRHNNSWEQYAVLYRSNFQARVLEAELRSLQVPYKLSGGTSFFARTEIKDVMSYLRIILNPDDDAAFLRIINTPKRGMGSATLEKLGLFAQEHSLSLLSACSHAGLKSAVGAKAGATLASFGEFIEHYTRELYDNPDPMPLVRQMIMETGYIDYIKEDSKTPQQEKNRLDNIESLYSSIHALIDRAEDDDEKSIEAVIRKLVLLDMLEQQQEEENTNKVNLMTLHAAKGLEFDFVYIIGVEEDILPHRNSIVSETVEEERRLMYVGITRARHELTLMYAQKRRAGKEYRQTTPSRFLDELPSDHIDYPAKRQKSADPNKVATDYLANIQAMLAAKRKG
- a CDS encoding type II toxin-antitoxin system RelB/DinJ family antitoxin, with translation MANIVARVDDDLKTQSFLALQELGMTPSELIRQTLQYVAYHKKLPFKTVVLTDEDSELLALAKERLDNPAPRIKVSLDEL